A part of Methanohalobium evestigatum Z-7303 genomic DNA contains:
- a CDS encoding tRNA uridine(34) 5-carboxymethylaminomethyl modification radical SAM/GNAT enzyme Elp3: MSENTDDFNRVCRQLLEMVLDGTITSNTELNKAKKRLSSAYRFSSLPRNSDIITVGTEEEQKQAMEILRRKPVRTISGVAVVAAMTSPAPCPHGVCVPCPGGPDSEFNSPQSYMGLEPATRRAIRNEYDPYKLVTSRLSQLKEIGHDVDKAELIVMGGTFTSRSIDYQEWYTKKCIEAMNDFYDTSWRNNAHTIGKTQPYIPLEEVQKANENAPIRNIGITFETRPDWTNTQHIDRILELGATKVEIGVQSVYDFVLSRINRGHTVNDTAEANRMLRDSGLKVGFHMMPNLPGMGYERELRGFERLFDDSRFMPDYLKIYPTLVTEGTELYKMWERGEYTALDDDEAVELISDVKAMLPKWVRLQRIQRDIPSQQIFAGVRKSNIRQLARERLQEKGGKCRCIRCREVGHNILKGIEPSDENIEFTVESYNSCGGVEHFLAFEDVKQDILIGFLRLRFPARPHRNELHDAAVVRELHVYGSMAPFGSSENKYWQHRGYGSELLEQAEKISYNSGHKKLAIISGIGAREYYRKFGYHLDGVYMSKRLY, translated from the coding sequence ATGTCAGAAAATACAGATGATTTTAACCGGGTGTGCAGACAACTTCTTGAAATGGTGCTGGATGGTACAATAACCAGCAACACAGAATTGAACAAAGCCAAGAAAAGATTGAGTTCAGCCTATCGGTTTTCCTCGCTTCCGAGAAATTCAGACATTATAACGGTGGGTACTGAAGAAGAACAAAAACAGGCAATGGAGATACTTCGCCGTAAACCTGTACGCACTATTTCCGGTGTAGCAGTGGTTGCTGCAATGACCTCTCCCGCCCCATGTCCTCATGGTGTATGTGTCCCATGTCCCGGTGGTCCGGATTCAGAATTTAATTCCCCCCAAAGCTACATGGGCCTTGAACCTGCAACCAGACGTGCTATTCGTAATGAATACGACCCATATAAACTGGTCACATCGCGTTTATCCCAGTTAAAAGAAATCGGACACGATGTAGACAAGGCTGAACTTATCGTTATGGGTGGTACATTTACATCAAGGTCTATAGATTATCAGGAATGGTATACCAAAAAATGCATTGAAGCAATGAACGATTTCTATGACACTTCATGGAGAAATAACGCCCATACAATCGGTAAAACCCAGCCATATATACCTCTTGAAGAGGTGCAGAAGGCAAATGAAAACGCCCCTATAAGAAACATAGGCATAACCTTTGAAACCAGACCTGACTGGACAAATACTCAACATATAGACAGAATCTTGGAACTGGGTGCTACAAAAGTAGAAATCGGTGTCCAAAGTGTATACGATTTTGTACTTTCAAGGATTAATCGGGGACATACCGTCAATGATACTGCTGAAGCAAACCGTATGTTAAGAGATAGCGGGCTTAAAGTTGGATTTCACATGATGCCAAACCTTCCAGGCATGGGTTATGAGCGCGAACTTCGAGGATTTGAGAGGTTGTTTGATGATTCGCGGTTTATGCCTGATTACCTAAAGATTTATCCAACTCTTGTAACAGAAGGTACTGAACTCTATAAGATGTGGGAAAGAGGTGAATACACCGCTCTTGATGACGATGAAGCCGTAGAACTGATTTCAGATGTTAAAGCAATGCTTCCAAAATGGGTGCGTTTGCAGAGAATCCAGCGAGATATACCATCCCAGCAGATATTTGCCGGTGTTAGAAAAAGCAATATCCGCCAACTTGCAAGAGAACGTCTCCAGGAAAAAGGTGGAAAATGCCGGTGTATCAGATGCAGGGAAGTGGGACACAACATCCTGAAAGGTATTGAACCCAGTGATGAAAATATCGAATTTACTGTAGAATCCTACAATTCCTGTGGAGGAGTAGAACATTTTCTTGCTTTTGAAGATGTAAAACAGGACATACTAATAGGATTCCTGAGGCTTCGATTTCCTGCAAGACCCCACCGAAATGAACTGCATGATGCAGCTGTTGTAAGGGAATTGCATGTTTATGGTTCAATGGCACCGTTTGGAAGTTCAGAAAATAAATACTGGCAGCACAGAGGTTACGGTTCCGAACTGCTCGAACAGGCAGAGAAAATATCATATAATAGCGGCCACAAAAAACTGGCAATCATAAGTGGTATTGGCGCTCGCGAATATTATCGAAAATTTGGATATCACCTTGATGGGGTCTACATGTCAAAACGTCTTTATTAA
- a CDS encoding helix-turn-helix domain-containing protein: protein MITMSEKDTFDQIFDKLNEINDKLDRLLQDTNNSNINEKDKESIISNSMDVMTLISLPEHLRTTATTLLKLEQATANEIAEITEKERAVESNYLNQLVKLGYAYKFRKGKQIYFKFDDNVN, encoded by the coding sequence ATGATTACAATGTCTGAAAAAGATACATTTGACCAAATATTTGACAAACTGAACGAAATCAACGACAAACTGGACAGACTATTACAGGATACAAACAACAGCAACATAAATGAGAAAGACAAAGAAAGCATAATATCAAATTCTATGGATGTGATGACACTTATATCACTTCCAGAACACCTTCGCACTACAGCAACCACATTACTTAAACTGGAACAGGCGACTGCCAATGAAATAGCAGAGATAACTGAAAAAGAAAGGGCGGTTGAAAGTAATTATCTAAACCAGTTGGTTAAACTGGGATATGCTTACAAATTCAGGAAGGGAAAACAGATATACTTTAAATTCGATGATAACGTGAATTAA
- a CDS encoding MinD/ParA family ATP-binding protein: MSFTLAVHSSKGGTGKTSIAINLAGAYASEGYNVCLLDFDFKAPSFTNFFKIKPRYWINDVLHDRCSIKDAVNDISNDFETSGHLYVGLTDPDIESIREISSKDRDWQSKALRYLIRAKKELIDSGIDIVILDTSPGIDYESINAVATSDYIAVVVKQNYTCIKSTEQVIDGIYNILHKNCAIIENMCHDGYLYPKNSKNQNTPVIESIPCMCDITAKTDNDLIVFSEPDHVFSRAMYKISQNIIQSS, encoded by the coding sequence ATGAGTTTTACACTGGCGGTTCATTCTTCTAAAGGGGGCACTGGAAAAACCAGTATTGCTATAAATCTTGCAGGTGCATATGCATCAGAAGGTTACAACGTATGCCTTCTTGATTTTGATTTCAAAGCACCATCATTTACCAATTTTTTCAAAATAAAACCCAGATACTGGATTAATGATGTCCTTCATGACAGATGCAGTATTAAAGATGCAGTAAATGATATTAGCAACGATTTTGAAACATCTGGACATTTATATGTAGGTCTTACAGACCCGGATATAGAATCCATCCGCGAGATTTCAAGTAAAGACCGTGACTGGCAGTCAAAAGCCCTGAGATACCTTATAAGAGCAAAAAAAGAACTTATTGATTCAGGAATAGACATCGTTATACTGGATACAAGCCCGGGTATTGACTATGAGTCAATCAATGCTGTTGCAACATCCGATTATATCGCGGTTGTGGTTAAACAAAACTATACATGCATCAAAAGTACTGAACAGGTAATAGACGGCATCTACAACATACTTCACAAAAATTGTGCCATAATTGAAAACATGTGCCATGATGGATATTTATACCCTAAAAATAGTAAAAATCAAAACACACCTGTTATAGAATCAATTCCATGTATGTGCGATATAACTGCAAAAACCGACAATGACCTCATCGTATTTTCTGAACCTGACCATGTTTTTTCAAGGGCGATGTATAAAATATCACAAAATATTATACAAAGCAGTTAA
- a CDS encoding DUF1699 family protein yields the protein MKIRVVSSKEEIENVDESEEIVHMAFRPSNTDIFSLVMRCPNLKALHIPSSYKRTISSSAKMFLEMQGISLLEGDVWGHRKDINEYSEVSRNVYNRIKDLRENNLSDEEIVDKMVKETRLSTDFIQFLMKQQESQDTQKAASTK from the coding sequence ATGAAAATTCGAGTCGTAAGTTCAAAAGAAGAAATCGAAAACGTAGATGAAAGCGAAGAAATAGTACACATGGCTTTCAGACCATCCAATACTGATATATTTTCACTGGTAATGAGATGTCCAAACCTTAAAGCACTGCATATTCCAAGTTCATACAAGCGGACTATTTCAAGCTCTGCCAAGATGTTTCTTGAAATGCAGGGAATCTCATTACTGGAAGGTGACGTCTGGGGACACAGAAAAGACATCAACGAATATTCTGAAGTATCCAGAAATGTATACAACAGAATAAAGGATTTAAGAGAAAACAATCTCTCTGATGAAGAAATCGTTGATAAAATGGTCAAAGAAACCAGACTAAGCACCGATTTTATCCAGTTCCTTATGAAACAGCAGGAGTCACAGGATACTCAAAAAGCTGCTTCCACAAAATAA
- a CDS encoding secondary thiamine-phosphate synthase enzyme YjbQ: protein MSVLTRRLKYETEANIDIVNITSDVSSAIDNSGIKNGFVTVFVPGSTAAVTSMEYEPGLISDLTSVLEKIAPSDVEYQHDKKWHDGNGFSHVRASLLGQSETFPIINSELANGPWQQVVLINLDNRPRYRELILQIYGE, encoded by the coding sequence ATGAGTGTATTGACAAGACGACTAAAATACGAAACAGAAGCCAATATCGATATAGTAAACATCACTTCGGACGTGTCCAGTGCAATCGACAATTCAGGAATTAAAAATGGATTTGTGACAGTTTTTGTACCCGGTTCTACAGCGGCAGTAACCAGTATGGAATATGAACCGGGGCTGATTTCTGATTTGACCAGTGTACTGGAAAAAATAGCACCAAGTGATGTTGAATATCAGCATGATAAAAAATGGCACGACGGCAACGGATTTTCTCATGTTCGCGCTTCTTTATTGGGTCAGAGTGAAACATTTCCTATAATTAACAGCGAGCTGGCTAACGGTCCGTGGCAACAGGTTGTATTGATAAATCTGGACAACAGACCAAGATATAGGGAACTTATACTCCAGATTTATGGCGAATAA
- a CDS encoding single-stranded-DNA-specific exonuclease RecJ translates to MDFNQVMQEMRNHAVKCVEEITKYDTVHVVSHIDADGLTSAGIICKALQRRGINYSTRFLKQLDESAIEDIASENHELVIFTDLGSGMIEEIKSAGINAVISDHHQPKGDTKILQTHLNPHIFGVNGSSELSGSGTTYILASVLGDNNDLADLAIVGATGDFQHSKKGYLTGINRLILQEGAENGVLHYKKDLTLFGKQTRPVFKLLQFSSDPFLPGLTGDEDACIEFLHNLGIRFRGDERWRRWIDCTQDEKQHIVSALMQHCVRSGVPSYKIERLVSEVYVLLKEQEGTEMRDSSEFSTLLNATARYDHADIGLAVCIGDRGEAYEKASKLLSEHRQNLVNGLMFVKENGVTKLNNLQYFDSGSNIKETIVGIIAGMSTTVVGDRSYPIIGFADTDDGVKVSARGTQDLLRQGLNLSEAISKTCEEVGGVGGGHDIASGATIPHEVKGEFIYKLDEIIGSQIGRYKKKQ, encoded by the coding sequence ATGGATTTCAATCAGGTAATGCAGGAAATGCGAAATCATGCTGTTAAGTGTGTAGAAGAAATAACAAAATACGACACCGTACATGTAGTATCCCATATAGATGCAGATGGTCTGACATCTGCAGGAATTATCTGTAAAGCTCTTCAACGCAGAGGTATTAATTATTCTACCCGTTTTTTGAAACAGCTGGATGAAAGTGCCATTGAAGATATCGCCAGTGAAAACCATGAACTTGTTATATTTACAGATCTTGGCAGTGGTATGATTGAAGAAATAAAGTCAGCAGGTATTAATGCTGTGATATCAGACCACCACCAACCCAAAGGAGACACAAAGATACTGCAAACCCATCTCAATCCGCACATTTTTGGAGTAAATGGTTCATCAGAACTTAGCGGTTCAGGTACAACCTACATCCTTGCATCGGTCCTTGGCGACAATAACGACCTTGCAGACCTTGCTATAGTTGGTGCTACAGGCGATTTTCAACACTCTAAAAAAGGGTACCTAACCGGTATTAACCGTTTGATACTACAGGAAGGTGCTGAAAACGGTGTATTGCATTACAAAAAGGATTTAACACTTTTTGGAAAACAGACACGTCCTGTTTTCAAATTACTCCAGTTTTCATCCGACCCTTTCCTTCCCGGACTTACAGGTGATGAAGATGCATGTATAGAATTTTTACACAATCTTGGTATCCGGTTCAGAGGTGATGAACGCTGGAGAAGATGGATTGATTGTACACAGGATGAAAAACAGCATATAGTTTCTGCACTTATGCAACACTGTGTAAGGTCAGGTGTCCCGTCCTACAAAATAGAAAGGCTTGTGTCTGAAGTATATGTCCTTTTAAAAGAGCAGGAAGGGACAGAAATGCGCGATAGTTCTGAATTTTCCACCCTTCTTAACGCAACTGCACGATATGACCATGCTGATATAGGTCTTGCTGTCTGTATAGGTGACCGTGGTGAAGCCTATGAAAAAGCCAGCAAACTATTAAGTGAACATAGACAGAATCTTGTCAATGGGTTGATGTTTGTTAAGGAGAATGGTGTTACAAAACTCAACAACCTGCAATATTTTGATTCAGGGTCAAATATAAAAGAAACAATAGTAGGCATTATTGCTGGTATGAGTACAACTGTTGTCGGTGACCGGTCCTACCCTATAATTGGTTTTGCAGATACTGATGATGGTGTTAAAGTATCGGCAAGAGGAACACAAGATCTTTTAAGACAGGGTCTTAACCTTTCAGAAGCCATATCCAAAACCTGCGAAGAAGTAGGTGGTGTAGGAGGAGGGCATGATATAGCATCCGGTGCTACAATACCGCATGAAGTAAAAGGAGAGTTCATATATAAACTGGACGAAATTATTGGTTCACAGATAGGAAGATATAAGAAAAAACAGTAA
- a CDS encoding putative ATP-dependent zinc protease, whose translation MDEYSDINEIKNFFMFAGKEQYLIKELGLPEESILPLMLSLKSGGSWSYSTEALSVMSIKNPSTQYDENEDTGYTLEDIYLFLNPEIINKQGSVYRLEKCSKRGERVLVERPYRITVKGERIILAQVHPEKKKIEVSEPEYKSIIFTGSPAYSAAHEIEHLTTGEINGEPIWNFELSKSQ comes from the coding sequence ATGGATGAATATAGCGACATCAATGAGATAAAGAATTTTTTTATGTTTGCTGGTAAAGAACAATACCTTATCAAAGAATTAGGTTTGCCGGAAGAATCCATACTTCCACTAATGCTATCTTTAAAATCGGGTGGTTCATGGAGTTATTCTACTGAAGCACTATCAGTTATGTCTATAAAAAATCCTTCAACACAATACGATGAAAATGAAGACACAGGGTATACATTAGAGGATATCTACCTGTTTTTAAACCCTGAAATTATAAACAAACAGGGAAGCGTTTATCGGCTTGAAAAATGCAGTAAACGTGGTGAGCGAGTACTTGTAGAACGTCCCTACAGGATAACTGTTAAAGGTGAAAGGATCATACTGGCACAGGTACATCCGGAAAAAAAGAAAATTGAGGTTTCTGAACCTGAATACAAATCCATTATATTCACAGGCTCTCCTGCATACAGTGCAGCACATGAAATAGAACATCTAACAACAGGAGAAATAAATGGAGAACCTATCTGGAATTTTGAATTATCAAAATCACAATAA
- the fdhD gene encoding formate dehydrogenase accessory sulfurtransferase FdhD — translation MRDDYTKTYPVTKVDRKKTATCTSFSVAREENVELYINGSKIASILTSPVDIKELAVGYVICEGIADFADITRIYESKNRIDLEIVDVDSKSLSYELRSSGYMGISAKDYPTKIQSDVIFEPESIFSSQKFLESGIYRLTKGTHLAALINQNGELVTQAVDIGRHNAIDKVIGYSRLAGLDVSSLYLLSTGRQSNGMVLKCSRSGVSLLVTKSAPLDSGIETAKKTGLCLVGFASESRMYIFANPERINFDDNTDKNKD, via the coding sequence ATGAGAGATGATTATACAAAAACCTATCCTGTAACGAAAGTGGATAGGAAAAAAACAGCAACATGTACCAGTTTTTCAGTTGCCAGAGAAGAAAATGTTGAACTGTATATTAACGGGTCAAAAATAGCCTCAATTCTCACCTCTCCTGTAGATATAAAAGAACTTGCAGTGGGTTATGTGATATGTGAGGGTATTGCTGATTTTGCAGATATAACCAGAATCTATGAAAGTAAAAACAGAATTGACCTTGAAATTGTGGATGTGGACAGCAAAAGTTTATCATATGAATTACGGTCATCCGGATATATGGGTATCAGCGCAAAAGATTATCCGACAAAAATACAATCCGATGTGATTTTTGAACCAGAATCCATTTTTTCATCTCAAAAATTTCTTGAATCCGGTATATATCGCCTGACAAAAGGTACCCATCTTGCTGCACTTATTAATCAAAACGGGGAACTTGTAACACAGGCAGTGGATATAGGCAGACATAATGCAATTGATAAAGTAATAGGCTATTCCAGACTTGCAGGACTGGATGTTTCCAGTTTGTATCTTCTCTCGACTGGCAGACAATCTAATGGAATGGTGTTGAAGTGTTCAAGGTCAGGTGTATCGTTGTTAGTTACAAAAAGTGCACCTTTAGACAGTGGAATTGAAACTGCCAAAAAAACAGGATTGTGTCTTGTAGGCTTTGCCTCTGAATCCAGGATGTATATTTTTGCTAATCCAGAACGTATTAACTTTGATGATAATACTGATAAAAATAAAGATTAA
- a CDS encoding ORC1-type DNA replication protein: MSKDILLWDETLFKNAEVLEIDHIPEHFAYRDNQLQAIKYSLKPVINGMNPINCLISGPPGTGKTTAVMKIYNEIQEYVDDVIFLKVNCQIDSTRFAVISRIYKQVTGVTPPTSGVSFRSLFDKTMDSLVENDSRLVLTLDDINYLFYENHADEVMYSLLRAHEHYPGVKIGVIAVVSDTGAFYQFDTKVTSVFLPEEIEFPRYEYSELQGIIDDRIKNAFYPDVIPAEVRDHIVQYVDDLGDLRIGIDLLKRAGLNAEKRASRFVTRDDVDNAYESSKLLHICRSIRSLNSNEKNLLRLIVDNNNIYAGNLYKSFHEATEHGYTYFYKLINRLYAARHIDVEFSGQGKRGRSRLIKLKTSPSDILKCL, encoded by the coding sequence TTGAGTAAAGATATACTTTTGTGGGATGAAACGTTGTTCAAAAACGCTGAAGTCCTTGAAATCGACCACATTCCTGAACATTTTGCCTACCGGGACAACCAGCTTCAGGCAATCAAATACAGCTTGAAACCTGTTATAAATGGTATGAATCCAATCAATTGTCTCATAAGTGGACCCCCTGGAACGGGTAAAACCACTGCTGTAATGAAAATATATAACGAAATACAGGAATATGTCGATGATGTTATCTTTTTAAAGGTTAACTGTCAGATTGATTCCACACGCTTTGCTGTGATATCAAGAATTTATAAACAGGTAACAGGTGTCACACCTCCAACTTCCGGTGTTTCTTTCAGGTCACTTTTTGATAAAACAATGGACAGTCTTGTAGAAAATGATAGTCGCCTTGTATTAACTCTTGATGATATTAATTACCTTTTCTATGAAAACCATGCTGATGAAGTTATGTATTCACTGCTTAGAGCACATGAACACTATCCTGGTGTAAAAATTGGTGTTATTGCAGTGGTCAGTGATACAGGGGCTTTCTATCAGTTCGATACAAAAGTGACTTCTGTATTTCTTCCAGAAGAAATTGAGTTTCCCAGATATGAATACAGTGAATTGCAGGGTATTATAGATGACAGAATAAAAAATGCATTTTATCCCGATGTAATACCTGCAGAGGTAAGAGACCATATCGTGCAGTATGTGGATGACCTCGGTGACCTGCGTATAGGCATTGACCTTCTCAAAAGAGCAGGTTTGAATGCTGAAAAACGTGCAAGCAGATTTGTAACCAGAGATGATGTTGATAATGCATATGAATCATCCAAATTACTGCATATCTGCCGCAGTATAAGGTCACTTAATTCCAATGAAAAAAACCTTCTCAGGTTAATAGTGGATAACAATAATATATATGCTGGAAATCTTTATAAATCGTTCCATGAAGCAACCGAACATGGATACACCTACTTTTATAAACTGATAAACAGGTTATACGCAGCCCGGCACATAGATGTGGAATTTTCAGGACAGGGCAAAAGAGGCAGGTCACGGCTTATTAAACTTAAAACCAGTCCCAGTGATATTTTAAAATGTCTTTAA
- the thsA gene encoding thermosome subunit alpha produces the protein MAGQMQYGGQSSGQPIFILREGTQRTRGRDAQSNNIMAGKAVANAVRTTLGPKGMDKMLVDSMGDVVITNDGATILREMDIEHPAAKMIVEVAKTQDDEVGDGTTTAAVLAGELLKKAEEMIEQEIHPTIIASGYRMAAEKASEILNSIASDITISDRDQLLKIAETAMTGKGAEASKMELAEIVVDAATNVVEEGDGKYVDMDNIKVEKKVGGRIDDSELIQGMLIDKERVHSNMPKKVEGAKIALINEAIELKEAETETEISITSPDQLQSFLDQEEKMIRDMVQKVIDSGANVVFCQKGIDDMAQHFLAKAGIYAVRRVKKSDMEKLALATGGRLITNLEEISENDLGKAEFVEEKKVGGDEMTFITGCDNPKAVSILLRGGTEHVVDNVERALHDALRVVGVAIEDEKLVAGGGSPEVELAFKLHDYSTSLSGREQLSVKAFAEAIEVVPRTLAENAGLDPIDTLMDLRAHHEKGEVNAGLDVYSGNVINMWDKSVFEPLRVKTQAINAAAEAAVMILRIDDVIASSGGGSEASGGMGGMPQM, from the coding sequence ATGGCAGGTCAAATGCAATACGGCGGGCAATCATCAGGTCAACCAATTTTCATTTTAAGAGAGGGAACTCAGAGAACCCGTGGAAGAGACGCACAGAGCAACAATATAATGGCAGGTAAAGCAGTTGCAAACGCTGTAAGGACTACACTCGGTCCAAAAGGAATGGACAAGATGCTTGTTGATTCTATGGGTGATGTAGTGATAACAAATGACGGGGCTACCATCCTTAGAGAAATGGATATTGAGCATCCCGCTGCCAAAATGATTGTGGAAGTCGCCAAAACACAGGACGATGAAGTCGGTGACGGTACCACAACTGCTGCAGTTCTTGCAGGTGAATTACTTAAAAAAGCGGAAGAAATGATTGAACAGGAGATACATCCCACAATCATCGCATCAGGATACCGTATGGCAGCAGAAAAAGCCAGTGAAATTTTAAATTCAATTGCAAGTGACATTACTATTTCTGACAGAGATCAGCTCCTTAAAATCGCAGAAACCGCAATGACGGGTAAGGGTGCTGAAGCATCCAAAATGGAACTTGCAGAAATTGTTGTAGATGCAGCGACCAATGTTGTTGAAGAAGGCGATGGTAAATACGTTGATATGGACAATATCAAGGTTGAAAAGAAAGTTGGAGGTCGTATAGACGATTCTGAACTGATACAGGGAATGCTTATCGATAAAGAGCGTGTACATTCCAACATGCCAAAGAAAGTTGAAGGTGCAAAAATCGCTCTTATCAATGAAGCAATTGAACTCAAAGAAGCCGAAACTGAAACCGAGATTTCCATCACCTCTCCAGACCAGCTCCAGTCCTTCCTTGACCAGGAAGAAAAGATGATACGTGACATGGTGCAGAAAGTTATTGATAGTGGAGCAAATGTAGTATTCTGCCAGAAGGGCATCGATGACATGGCACAGCATTTCCTTGCAAAAGCCGGAATATATGCTGTAAGGCGTGTCAAAAAGAGCGATATGGAAAAACTTGCTCTCGCAACCGGTGGTAGACTGATAACAAACCTTGAGGAGATATCCGAAAATGACCTTGGTAAAGCTGAATTCGTAGAGGAGAAGAAAGTCGGCGGCGACGAAATGACTTTCATCACAGGATGTGACAATCCAAAGGCTGTATCCATCCTGCTACGCGGCGGAACAGAACATGTAGTCGATAACGTCGAAAGAGCACTGCATGATGCACTGCGTGTTGTAGGAGTTGCAATCGAAGACGAAAAACTGGTGGCAGGTGGAGGATCACCTGAAGTAGAACTCGCCTTTAAACTCCATGATTATTCAACAAGTCTTAGCGGTAGAGAACAGTTGTCAGTCAAGGCATTTGCAGAAGCAATTGAAGTGGTCCCAAGGACACTGGCAGAAAACGCAGGACTTGACCCGATTGACACTCTGATGGATTTGAGAGCCCATCACGAAAAGGGAGAAGTCAATGCTGGGCTTGACGTCTACAGTGGGAACGTTATAAACATGTGGGATAAAAGTGTATTTGAACCCCTTAGAGTCAAAACACAGGCAATCAATGCCGCCGCAGAAGCTGCAGTAATGATTCTTAGAATCGATGATGTAATAGCATCCAGCGGCGGTGGCTCAGAAGCCTCCGGTGGAATGGGCGGAATGCCCCAGATGTAA
- a CDS encoding DUF5350 domain-containing protein — protein MGKTGSINWVKVKGRNGNTIKVPESRANKTHTGPAQRFASNGTKRRFKKRSSKAIVK, from the coding sequence ATGGGCAAAACAGGAAGTATCAACTGGGTCAAAGTAAAAGGCAGAAACGGAAACACTATAAAGGTACCTGAATCGAGAGCAAATAAAACACATACAGGACCGGCTCAAAGGTTCGCTTCAAATGGGACCAAACGTAGGTTTAAAAAACGCTCTTCAAAAGCTATAGTAAAGTAA
- a CDS encoding MFS transporter encodes MGFMDKLVLFIICLVAFFGMAGGALMGPVLPSMVEPLNTSREAVGWVLGVYTFSTALFMVLLGVVTDKIGRKKVLIPCLLINGVAGLAGYFAPNLPILLVFRFIQGIGIAGMMPVVMTMIGEIYDGLERVHAMGRMSMTTAVGSVSAPLIGGTLAVLGWNYPFLFYGLTIPLAFIAMLVLPETMNANPEQRTGFKNMFMSLKDIRVAYTVFLSFAVFFLLYTIVIYVPFILKDNFGFTSQGAGLALGVQGASMVIFASQAKRLASKYPKYTILGIGFTLLGIAVVGMSGVYSIPQVFMLLLVFGVGFGMVQPLLNTLVTQVAPNDAMGSVVSLFNTMKYIGQTAAPAVLGVILLNSNLVVVFISSGLLGFCVAISTYIMKHKIYTTDT; translated from the coding sequence ATGGGATTCATGGATAAGTTGGTGCTTTTTATCATATGCCTTGTTGCTTTTTTCGGCATGGCTGGCGGTGCACTGATGGGACCCGTGTTACCATCGATGGTCGAGCCGCTTAATACATCCCGTGAAGCAGTTGGATGGGTGCTTGGTGTATATACGTTCTCTACTGCATTGTTTATGGTACTGTTAGGTGTGGTGACAGATAAAATAGGTCGCAAAAAAGTGCTAATACCCTGTCTTTTAATCAATGGTGTAGCTGGTCTGGCGGGTTATTTTGCACCAAACCTTCCAATACTTCTTGTATTCAGATTTATTCAGGGTATAGGTATTGCAGGCATGATGCCTGTGGTAATGACCATGATAGGCGAAATCTATGATGGACTTGAAAGGGTTCATGCTATGGGCAGAATGAGCATGACCACAGCTGTAGGTTCGGTGTCTGCACCACTTATCGGGGGAACCCTTGCAGTTCTCGGCTGGAATTACCCCTTCCTGTTTTACGGATTGACTATTCCTCTTGCATTTATAGCAATGCTTGTCTTGCCCGAAACCATGAACGCCAATCCTGAACAAAGAACAGGTTTTAAAAATATGTTCATGTCTCTCAAAGATATCAGAGTGGCATATACAGTGTTTTTAAGTTTTGCAGTATTCTTCCTTTTATACACAATTGTAATTTATGTCCCATTTATATTGAAAGATAATTTTGGTTTTACGTCACAGGGTGCAGGTCTGGCTCTTGGTGTACAGGGTGCTTCTATGGTAATATTTGCATCCCAAGCAAAACGTCTGGCATCAAAATATCCAAAATATACCATACTTGGGATAGGGTTCACACTACTGGGTATTGCAGTTGTGGGCATGTCTGGTGTTTATTCTATACCACAGGTATTCATGTTATTGCTGGTTTTTGGTGTTGGTTTCGGGATGGTTCAACCGTTGCTAAACACACTTGTCACTCAGGTGGCTCCCAATGATGCAATGGGGAGTGTTGTGTCACTGTTTAATACAATGAAGTATATCGGCCAAACTGCAGCACCTGCTGTACTTGGTGTAATACTGTTAAATTCCAACCTTGTTGTAGTATTTATATCCTCAGGTTTGCTGGGTTTTTGTGTTGCTATATCTACCTACATAATGAAACACAAAATCTATACAACAGACACCTGA